A genomic segment from Stappia indica encodes:
- a CDS encoding GNAT family N-acetyltransferase, with product MQIIETERLILRRFRAGDAEDLLAYLRAPTATCFLSLKLADLAAAQAEVEKRALDDGCVAICLKQTGQVIGDLFGGGAGEEEDDGTTSVGWNLNPQFGGRGYAFEAARALFDHLFRAKGFRRLYAYVEDHNTPSQRLCEKLGMRREGVFLEFISFTRDENGNPIYENTMQYAVLRREWVSGVPAV from the coding sequence ATGCAGATCATCGAGACCGAGCGGCTGATCCTGAGGCGCTTCCGCGCGGGGGATGCAGAAGACCTCCTTGCCTATTTGCGCGCGCCGACCGCCACCTGCTTCCTGTCGCTGAAGCTCGCAGACCTGGCGGCGGCGCAGGCCGAGGTCGAAAAGCGCGCCCTCGACGACGGCTGCGTGGCGATCTGCCTGAAACAGACCGGCCAGGTCATCGGCGATCTGTTCGGCGGCGGGGCAGGAGAGGAGGAGGACGACGGTACGACCTCGGTCGGCTGGAACCTCAATCCGCAGTTCGGCGGTCGCGGATATGCGTTCGAAGCCGCAAGGGCCCTGTTCGACCACTTGTTCCGGGCAAAGGGATTTCGCCGGCTTTATGCCTATGTCGAGGACCACAACACGCCCTCGCAGCGCCTGTGCGAAAAGCTGGGCATGCGCCGGGAGGGCGTGTTCCTCGAGTTCATCTCGTTCACCAGGGACGAGAACGGCAATCCGATCTACGAAAACACCATGCAATACGCCGTCCTGCGCCGAGAATGGGTGTCTGGTGTTCCGGCAGTGTGA
- a CDS encoding PTS sugar transporter subunit IIA: MEISEVMKPDDVVIDVSLPSKPRLLEFVAQTAADALGLREGDILEALQSREHLGSTGIGAGIAIPHAPVEGLHAPFVLLVRLAKPIDFEAVDEELVDVVCLILTPSGEQNGYLKLLSKIARRLRSPEAVETIRHAADRQAIYQAMIDCDL; the protein is encoded by the coding sequence ATGGAAATTTCCGAGGTCATGAAGCCGGACGATGTTGTCATCGATGTATCGCTTCCCTCGAAACCCAGGCTCCTCGAATTCGTGGCGCAAACGGCTGCAGACGCGTTGGGCCTCCGGGAGGGGGATATCCTGGAAGCGCTGCAGAGCCGGGAGCACCTGGGATCGACCGGCATCGGCGCGGGCATTGCGATCCCCCATGCTCCGGTGGAGGGCCTGCACGCGCCGTTCGTGCTCCTCGTCCGCCTGGCAAAGCCGATTGATTTCGAGGCGGTCGACGAAGAGCTGGTCGATGTCGTCTGCCTGATCCTGACCCCGTCCGGCGAGCAGAACGGCTATCTGAAGCTTCTGTCGAAAATCGCCCGTCGGCTTCGGTCGCCAGAGGCCGTCGAGACCATCAGGCATGCCGCGGACCGGCAGGCGATCTACCAGGCCATGATCGATTGCGATCTCTGA
- a CDS encoding response regulator transcription factor — translation MTNSAVKILVVDDEPPIRKLLRIGLTVEGYAILEATNAMEAMEKVETEHPDLILLDLGLPDIQGHDLLARWRNDLLELPIIILSSRTDEAGIVKALELGADDYVTKPFGTRELVARIRVALRHRLQQQGERPIFQTGDLSVDLVKRIVKVADKEVKLSPKEYDILRILVQHAGKVITHRHLLEQVWGGSTDVQYLRVYVRQLRQKIERSPDEPQYITTETGVGYRLREAE, via the coding sequence ATGACCAACTCGGCCGTGAAAATTCTCGTCGTCGACGACGAGCCGCCGATCCGGAAACTGCTGCGTATCGGCCTGACGGTCGAGGGTTACGCGATCCTGGAGGCGACCAACGCCATGGAAGCCATGGAGAAGGTCGAGACCGAGCATCCCGACCTCATTCTCCTCGACCTGGGCCTGCCCGATATCCAGGGACACGACCTGCTGGCCAGGTGGCGCAACGACCTGCTCGAGCTGCCGATCATCATCCTGTCCAGCCGGACGGATGAGGCGGGCATCGTCAAGGCGCTCGAACTGGGCGCCGACGACTATGTGACCAAGCCGTTCGGCACCAGGGAACTGGTTGCCCGCATTCGCGTGGCCCTGCGCCACAGGCTCCAGCAACAGGGAGAACGGCCGATCTTCCAGACCGGCGACCTGTCCGTCGATCTCGTGAAGCGGATCGTGAAGGTCGCCGACAAGGAGGTGAAACTGTCCCCGAAGGAGTACGACATCCTGCGGATTCTCGTGCAGCACGCCGGCAAGGTCATCACGCACCGGCACCTGCTCGAACAGGTCTGGGGCGGTTCGACCGATGTCCAGTATCTGCGCGTCTATGTGCGCCAGCTTCGCCAGAAGATCGAGCGGAGCCCGGACGAGCCGCAATACATCACGACCGAGACGGGCGTCGGCTACCGGCTGCGCGAAGCCGAATGA